In a genomic window of Mus pahari chromosome 8, PAHARI_EIJ_v1.1, whole genome shotgun sequence:
- the LOC110325642 gene encoding granzyme E-like isoform X1, with translation MLLVLILLTLLLPIGAGAEEIIGGHEVKPHSHPYMAFVKSVDIEGNRRYCGGFLVQDDFVLTAAHCRNRSMTVTLGAHNIKAKEETQQIIPVAKAIPHPDYNDTDLSNDIMLLKLESKAKRTKAVRPLKLPRPNAQVRPGDVCRVAGWGIRSFDDTKGSARLQEAELIIQKDEECKKYFHIYFKKMEICAGDPKKIQATSKGDSGGPLVCKNKAYGVVSSGSNKTISSGVFIKVVYFLPWIRRNMKRL, from the exons ATGCTACTGGTCCTGATTCTCTTGACCCTACTTCTGCCTATTGGAGCTGGAGCAG AGGAGATCATCGGCGGCCATGAGGTGAAGCCACACTCCCACCCTTACATGGCTTTCGTTAAGTCTGTGGATATTGAAGGTAATAGAAGATACTGTGGAGGCTTCCTGGTTCAAGATGACTTTGTGCTGACGGCTGCTCACTGCAGAAACAG GTCAATGACAGTCACACTGGGGGCCCACAACATCAAGGCTAAGGAGGAGACACAGCAGATCATCCCTGTGGCAAAAGCCATTCCCCATCCAGACTATAATGATACTGACCTCTCCAATGATATCATGCTGTTAAAG CTGGAGAGTAAGGCCAAGAGAACTAAAGCTGTGAGGCCCCTCAAGTTGCCCAGGCCCAATGCTCAGGTGAGGCCAGGGGATGTGTGCAGAGTGGCTGGATGGGGGATAAGGTCCTTCGATGACACTAAAGGATCTGCCCGCTTACAAGAGGCTGAACTGATCATCCAGAAGGATGAGGAATGCAAAAAATACTTCCATATCTATTTCAAGAAGATGGAGATTTGTGCTGGAGACCCAAAGAAAATACAGGCTACTTCCAAG GGTGACTCTGGGGGCCCCCTTGTGTGTAAAAACAAAGCTTATGGAGTTGTATCCTCTGGGTCAAATAAGACAATCTCCTCAGGAGTCTTCATTAAGGTTGTGTACTTCCTGCCGTGGATAAGAAGGAACATGAAGCGGCTCTAA
- the LOC110325642 gene encoding granzyme E-like isoform X2 has product MLLVLILLTLLLPIGAGAEEIIGGHEVKPHSHPYMAFVKSVDIEGNRRYCGGFLVQDDFVLTAAHCRNSSLHRSMTVTLGAHNIKAKEETQQIIPVAKAIPHPDYNDTDLSNDIMLLKLESKAKRTKAVRPLKLPRPNAQVRPGDVCRVAGWGIRSFDDTKGSARLQEAELIIQKDEECKKYFHIYFKKMEICAGDPKKIQATSKGDSGGPLVCKNKAYGVVSSGSNKTISSGVFIKVVYFLPWIRRNMKRL; this is encoded by the exons ATGCTACTGGTCCTGATTCTCTTGACCCTACTTCTGCCTATTGGAGCTGGAGCAG AGGAGATCATCGGCGGCCATGAGGTGAAGCCACACTCCCACCCTTACATGGCTTTCGTTAAGTCTGTGGATATTGAAGGTAATAGAAGATACTGTGGAGGCTTCCTGGTTCAAGATGACTTTGTGCTGACGGCTGCTCACTGCAGAAACA GCTCTCTCCATAGGTCAATGACAGTCACACTGGGGGCCCACAACATCAAGGCTAAGGAGGAGACACAGCAGATCATCCCTGTGGCAAAAGCCATTCCCCATCCAGACTATAATGATACTGACCTCTCCAATGATATCATGCTGTTAAAG CTGGAGAGTAAGGCCAAGAGAACTAAAGCTGTGAGGCCCCTCAAGTTGCCCAGGCCCAATGCTCAGGTGAGGCCAGGGGATGTGTGCAGAGTGGCTGGATGGGGGATAAGGTCCTTCGATGACACTAAAGGATCTGCCCGCTTACAAGAGGCTGAACTGATCATCCAGAAGGATGAGGAATGCAAAAAATACTTCCATATCTATTTCAAGAAGATGGAGATTTGTGCTGGAGACCCAAAGAAAATACAGGCTACTTCCAAG GGTGACTCTGGGGGCCCCCTTGTGTGTAAAAACAAAGCTTATGGAGTTGTATCCTCTGGGTCAAATAAGACAATCTCCTCAGGAGTCTTCATTAAGGTTGTGTACTTCCTGCCGTGGATAAGAAGGAACATGAAGCGGCTCTAA
- the LOC110325789 gene encoding granzyme E-like — protein sequence MPPVLTLLTFLLPVGDGAEEVIGGHEVKPHSRPYMALIAFLKVNGIGSSCGGFLVQDYFVLTAAHCIGSTMTVTLGAHNLHAQEETQQIIPVDKALPHPDYNPLDHTSDIMLLKGDSGGPLVCDNKAYGVLSYVKSKXISSGVFTKVVHFLPWISKNMELL from the exons ATGCCACCAGTCCTGACTCTCCTGACCTTTCTTCTGCCAGTAGGAGATGGAGCAG aggAGGTCATCGGAGGCCATGAGGTCAAGCCCCACTCCCGCCCTTACATGGCATTAATAGCTTTTCTGAAAGTTAATGGGATTGGAAGTTCCTGTGGTGGCTTCCTGGTTCAAGACTACTTTGTGCTGACAGCTGCTCACTGCATTGGAAG CACAATGACAGTCACACTGGGGGCCCACAACCTCCATGCACAGGAGGAGACTCAGCAGATTATCCCCGTGGATAAAGCTTTGCCCCACCCAGACTATAATCCTCTGGATCACACCAGTGACATCATGCTATTAAAG GGTGACTCTGGGGGACCCCTCGTGTGTGACAACAAAGCATATGGAGTTTTGTCTTATGTAAAATCCAAGAANATCTCTTCTGGAGTCTTCACTAAGGTTGTGCACTTCCTGCCGTGGATAAGCAAGAACATGGAGCTGCTCTAA